The stretch of DNA TGTTATGTTTAAAACGATTTGGAATAAGCCACATGGATATCATCTCTTATCTTAAGGTTTGTTTTCGTCTGTATTGGCTTGGTGATACTCCCTTAATTTTTTTAAATACCTTACAAAAATAACTGTGATCAGAGTAGCCGACCATTCCGCTGATTTCAGATATAGATTCCGTATTCTTAATTAACAGCTTAGTTGCTTCTTCAATACGAATTTTATTTAGATATTCAATAAACCCTTCATTATTATGCGTTGAAAAATAATTTGATAGGTAAGAGGGATTAAAATGAAAGTGCTTAGCAACTTCTGTAAGGGTAAGCTGCTCGGCATAATGGTCCATGATATATTCCATCAGCTTTTTCATATTAAAATTTTCCGAATGCTCGTCTATTGCAAATAGGCATTCATTTGCTTCTTCTATAAAACGCTCTAATAGTACTACCGCTTCTTCTGCAGTGCGTACTTCATCAAAAGCTTTAAAATACGAATATTTTGCATTCTCTAGTTTTTTCACTTCATATTCCATATTACTTAGAAGAATCGTTATGTTAAAAATGATGTTGCTAAAAAAAGCTTTGTATTCAAAAACATCTGTTGTATACCATTTTGAATAGGTTCTAACATGCTCTTTTAAATAATTAAAAGCAGAATCAAAGTGTCTCCTTTTCATTTCACCAGTAAACCAATCCAAATTAAATTTTTCAAATTTATGAGGAAGTTCTGGAAGGTCCGCGTCCGATAAAATGTATCTATTAGGAAGATAGAATTGGTACATTAATAGTTTTGAGAACTGCTCTTTATAAATACTCCCCAAATGAGCTAACTCTTGAAACACCTCTGTTAAGACAAATCTTACCCCCTGCAGCTTCGTTGCAAGCTTGTTAGCTAGTTTAACCACGTTGGTTATATCGTTCTTAGTTAAATTAAGGAGATAAACAATGGTATGTTGATCATGTTTAAAACTATAATATTCTATCTGGTTTAAATCCTGGCCCAGTGCTCTATCTATATCACTTTTTATAGTAGTTTGGATGGTTTCCTCTCCAGTAACACCCAACAAACAGTAGTCGCTATAAGGGAACGCATTCTCTAATCCAGCTGATTTAAAATTGACTTCATATCCAGAAAGTAACTTATCAAGGAAATAGTCGATGGAAGCACCCTGGTTCACTTGCTTATCTCTTGTTTGGAAGGATGCAATTCTGCTAGCCGCTTTCTTCAATACCTTTAATAGCCCATTTGCATCAAGTTTTGGCTTTAATATATAATCAACCACGCCACTTTGAAATGTAGATCGTACATAATCAAATTCTCCAAAACTGCTCAGGATAATGATTTCAATTTCAGGATATTTCTCTTTAACAATTCTTGTTAGTTCTTCCCCGTCCATGATTGGCATCACAATATCTGTTATTAACACATGAGGTTGGGTTAACTCAATGAGTTCTAATGCTTCTTGTCCATTCGAAGCCTCTCCAACGATCAAAAATCCTTCTTGTTCCCAGTCGATATAGTGTTTGATCCCTTGCCTAATTAGCATCTCGTCATCTACAATAAGAATTCTGCATTGTCCCATTGATGTCATCGAATCCCTCCTTCAGATAGCAATATCCTCTAGTTTTAAAGATTTATATTCCTATTCTATTATAGAACATATTATTTGAAAGCGTTTTTTATATATTACCTTCTATTACAAATTTCATAGACTAGCAAACATAAAAAGATGCCCGAATTCTTCAGACATTTTCTTATTCTCTACCCACCTAATGGGATCCGAACGGTGAAGGTGCTCCCTTTGCCCATTTCACTGGATACATGAATGCTCCCTTTGTGCGTGTCCACAATCCACTTGGCAATAGAAAGTCCCAGACCATGCCCACCCATTTGCCGTGAGCGAGATTTATCTGAACGATAGAAACGTTCAAAGATCCGTTGATAATCCTCTTTTTTAATGCCGATCCCTGTATCCTTAACAGTCATACACAACTGATTCCCTTCATTGGATAGGGCAACTCGGACCTCCCCTTTTTCTGGCGTGTACTTTATCGCATTATCTAAAAGAATATAGACTAATTGGGAACATCTATGAAAATCACCAACTACCATTTGTGGATCCGGTGCAGCGAAATGGAGTGATAGTTGTTTTGAATCGGCAAGCGGCCGGACAGATTCTATCGTTTTTTCAATTAGCTGGGTCCAATCAAATTTTTCTAGTTTGAGCTCTACTGCATTTGAATCTGATCGGGCCAAGGTTAACAAATCACTTACCAAATGCGTCATCCGCTTCACTTCCTCTTTCATATTAGTAAGCATTTTCCAAACAGGGTCCTCTTTTGCAGGTTCGATCGTCATTTCCAACGCATCAACGGACGATAACAGGACACTTAAGGGTGTACGTAACTCATGCGAAGCATCTGCTACAAATTCCCGTTGTCTCTTAAAAGCAAGCCTAATCGGACCCATAGCTTTTTTCGACATGACTGAACTCATATAGAGTGCTACTCCAAAAAATACGATTCCAATAGCCACGAAAATGAATAGAAGCCAGTGGAACAATTGGTAGGCAAAAGAGATGTCCTTTCCAATATACAACTGGCCAATATATTTTCCTTTATAATAAATCGATTTATTAGTAATCATGAGACGAAAGTCTTTTTCAGCCTCAGGCACACGAAATTCCCCTCGATTTCCCCTTCCTTTTGGATTACCGGCTATATGCAGTGTTTCCTTTCGGATTTCTCCGTTATATGAAACTTGTACGGTTACCAGTCGTTTCAGTTCTGGACGAAGACGTTGGTCTGCTTCGTTGCCCATCACCATTTCTCCGTTTGGACTGACCACGTAATAAAAAAACTGATTCACGCCCGCAAAAACGACCTCTTGATTCGACAAATCCTGCAGGTCACTTTGGTCCTTTTTCAATAAATAATTCTCAATAATGCCAGCTTCCTGTTGCACTAATGTCTGGAGCTCTTGCTCCTGATTTTTTAGTATCACTACATAGAGCACGGAATACACAATCAAAATAAATAGGGCTAGAAATACCATAAGAAGTCCGCTATAAATACGTGTCAACTGACCTTGTGTACTTGTAAAAACATCCTTATCACCACGGGTGGACAAGAAACGAGAGAAGAAGCCGGGATTAGCATTCACACTTATATCCCACCCCTCTTATACTTTGAAGCAAGTCTTGTTTTCCAAGGCTATCTAATTTTTTCCGAATCAACTTAACGGTAGCATCGATTGTTTTAAGAGATACATCCGTGTCTAGACCCCAAATACGCTCAAGAATCATTTCACGTGGCAGTACCTGTCCTTTATTTTGAACCAAAAGGTTTAATAGCTGAAATTCGCGCGGACTTAATTGGATTTCATGACTGCCCGAGCGGACTACATGGCTTATGCGATGGAGAACCATATTGTGAATTTCGATTTCGTCTTCAAGGATTGGCGCATAGTTCCTCCGTGAAAGGGCACGTATCCTCGCTAACAGTTCATCGATTTCAAATGGTTTGACAAGATAGTCATCCGCTCCGGAATCGAGTCCTTCAATTCGATCCTGAACGGAATCTTTAGCTGTTAGCATGAGAATGGCACCGGAATATCCGTGTTTCCTGAGACGCTGACAGACTTCCACTCCATCACCGTTTGGCATCATCCAATCCATGATAATCACATCATAATTGGCAGACTTTGCATAATAGTAGGCATCCTCTCCTTCCGTTACCCATTCCACATGGAATCCGCCCTTTTTCTTCAGCATATATTCAATTAACTCACCCAGTTTGGCATCGTCTTCAGCTAATAAGATATTCATAGTCATAACTCCTTTACCTTAATTTTCCTAATCACGACCACTATATCTTGAATCCTATCAAGCCAACCTTAAAGAATACTTAAGATGCAAAGAAGCACCCCAAATTATTGAGGTGCTTCTCTTTCTACCTTTCGTTCAGCCAATTAAACTAGTGCAACTTTTTCATTTTTTAGCTTCTCCAGTTCTTTATTTAATTCCTCTTCGTCAACAAACTGATTAGCTGTTGCATCCAACGAAGCTATTGGAGTGGAAAATTGATTACCTGCCTGTACTTCAGCCTCCATCATTAAAATTTGCCCTTCTACCCGTGCAATACCTCTAGCAATTGTATCTGTTTGGAAGGACACCGTTGCCTTTTGAATTTGCTTCGTGGATAAAGCAACATTTGCTCGAGAAGCTAAGAGAATTTTTTTATGCTGCATTTGGTTATACGTTTCTTTCAACTGTTCTATTTTTTCTTTTAGAAGTTGCGTTTGTGTTTTAATCGCTTCAGCCTGTTCTTGATAGAGGTGAAGCTGTTTTTCAAGTGCTAGCTTTTCCTGTACAGCTAATTTTGCTATCCCATCCTCACCTTGCTCAATCGCGAGCTTTGCCTGACGGTTTCTTTTGTCTACAAAAGCTTGAGTTTCAGAAAGGAGAGCAGCCTGTTTTTTCTCAACAAAAATTTGACGTGCTAATGCTTTCTGTCCTTTTACAATTTCCTGTTCCATTTCTCGTGAATATTCATTCAACATAGCAATTGGATCTTCGATTCCATCTAATAGTCCATTCATTTCTGCCTTTGTAATCGTTTTTATTCTTTTAAAAATACCCATTTTAATCATTCTCCTTTTTAGTCATTATTGTTTTTTCCCACTGATCTAATAATTGGCTGTTTTGGTTAGCCACTGGTGTATGTGAATCCATTAATGGTGTATCAATAAACTGTTGCATGGAAGAAGCTTTTGCTTTTGTTCTAAACCATCTGACAAGGAAGAATAACACAGCTAGTCCTATTAAAAGCAATAACCATGAAAATCCTCCTCCAGGATGAGGGCCATTCATGAATGAATGA from Bacillus sp. SLBN-46 encodes:
- a CDS encoding PspA/IM30 family protein is translated as MGIFKRIKTITKAEMNGLLDGIEDPIAMLNEYSREMEQEIVKGQKALARQIFVEKKQAALLSETQAFVDKRNRQAKLAIEQGEDGIAKLAVQEKLALEKQLHLYQEQAEAIKTQTQLLKEKIEQLKETYNQMQHKKILLASRANVALSTKQIQKATVSFQTDTIARGIARVEGQILMMEAEVQAGNQFSTPIASLDATANQFVDEEELNKELEKLKNEKVALV
- a CDS encoding response regulator transcription factor; translated protein: MNILLAEDDAKLGELIEYMLKKKGGFHVEWVTEGEDAYYYAKSANYDVIIMDWMMPNGDGVEVCQRLRKHGYSGAILMLTAKDSVQDRIEGLDSGADDYLVKPFEIDELLARIRALSRRNYAPILEDEIEIHNMVLHRISHVVRSGSHEIQLSPREFQLLNLLVQNKGQVLPREMILERIWGLDTDVSLKTIDATVKLIRKKLDSLGKQDLLQSIRGVGYKCEC
- a CDS encoding ATP-binding protein, whose protein sequence is MNANPGFFSRFLSTRGDKDVFTSTQGQLTRIYSGLLMVFLALFILIVYSVLYVVILKNQEQELQTLVQQEAGIIENYLLKKDQSDLQDLSNQEVVFAGVNQFFYYVVSPNGEMVMGNEADQRLRPELKRLVTVQVSYNGEIRKETLHIAGNPKGRGNRGEFRVPEAEKDFRLMITNKSIYYKGKYIGQLYIGKDISFAYQLFHWLLFIFVAIGIVFFGVALYMSSVMSKKAMGPIRLAFKRQREFVADASHELRTPLSVLLSSVDALEMTIEPAKEDPVWKMLTNMKEEVKRMTHLVSDLLTLARSDSNAVELKLEKFDWTQLIEKTIESVRPLADSKQLSLHFAAPDPQMVVGDFHRCSQLVYILLDNAIKYTPEKGEVRVALSNEGNQLCMTVKDTGIGIKKEDYQRIFERFYRSDKSRSRQMGGHGLGLSIAKWIVDTHKGSIHVSSEMGKGSTFTVRIPLGG
- a CDS encoding response regulator transcription factor; the encoded protein is MTSMGQCRILIVDDEMLIRQGIKHYIDWEQEGFLIVGEASNGQEALELIELTQPHVLITDIVMPIMDGEELTRIVKEKYPEIEIIILSSFGEFDYVRSTFQSGVVDYILKPKLDANGLLKVLKKAASRIASFQTRDKQVNQGASIDYFLDKLLSGYEVNFKSAGLENAFPYSDYCLLGVTGEETIQTTIKSDIDRALGQDLNQIEYYSFKHDQHTIVYLLNLTKNDITNVVKLANKLATKLQGVRFVLTEVFQELAHLGSIYKEQFSKLLMYQFYLPNRYILSDADLPELPHKFEKFNLDWFTGEMKRRHFDSAFNYLKEHVRTYSKWYTTDVFEYKAFFSNIIFNITILLSNMEYEVKKLENAKYSYFKAFDEVRTAEEAVVLLERFIEEANECLFAIDEHSENFNMKKLMEYIMDHYAEQLTLTEVAKHFHFNPSYLSNYFSTHNNEGFIEYLNKIRIEEATKLLIKNTESISEISGMVGYSDHSYFCKVFKKIKGVSPSQYRRKQTLR